A stretch of the Solanum dulcamara chromosome 6, daSolDulc1.2, whole genome shotgun sequence genome encodes the following:
- the LOC129892809 gene encoding uncharacterized mitochondrial protein AtMg00860-like, whose protein sequence is MDWLSPYYAILYCYAKTVTLAMPAFLGHVVSREGIRVNPIKIEAIRGWARTTSVMEIQSFIGLAGYYRRFIKGFSTIAAPLTSLTRQDVPFVWSEECESSFGKLKEFLTTAPVLNLPVEGESKANVVSDALGRKMGSMGSLAYLSAVERPLALDIRYLVNRMVRLEISDSEPILAFVGA, encoded by the exons atggattggctatccccttATTATGCGATTTTGTattgttatgccaagactgttacattagccatgcctg CATTTCTGGGACATGTGGTGTCCAGAGAGGGTATCAGAGTGAATCCGAttaagattgaggctattcgtggttgggctaggACCACATCTGTTATGGAGATTCAGAGTTTCattggattggctgggtattatagacgATTTATTAagggtttctctaccattgcagccccattgaccaGTTTGACCCGCCAAGATGTTCCATTTGTGTGgtccgaggagtgtgagtcAAGCTTTGGAAAGCTtaaggagtttcttaccactgctcctgttctgaACCTACCAGTTGAGGGAGAGA gcaaggcgaatgtagtatCAGACGCCTTGGGCCGGAAGATGGgaagtatgggtagtttagcttacttgtctgCTGTGGAGCGACCCCTAGCCTTAGATATCCGGTATTTGGTTAATCGGATGGTCAGGTTGGAAATCTCGGATTCCGAACcaattttggcttttgtgggagctTGA